A part of Miscanthus floridulus cultivar M001 chromosome 6, ASM1932011v1, whole genome shotgun sequence genomic DNA contains:
- the LOC136459324 gene encoding uncharacterized protein, translated as MAANSFPSQVKSTMDDPELNAPPKNNPEEEPKQATNKVLKRTTSFAQGTIATATGFLTAAFSVRKDALLHRHVLVAGGCFLVIAYLSALLLVYLKLFLSGHRQLHKGHIRFIQFLCIISGAALVATNSLLLLLISEGSSLLSLNLLPIQGLIGILAYHATPTEDSMRDEAFEAGIKSGRKVALFATATAFAVQTTLLFGYLKNSSFRALGHRFDLSVSFLASALSVFLVVATCMPLGYRTSAARDKVLSLVRYLKDAVIALLAVTAVTIAKEFLGGDTVLALFPEITIAAMYYAVNLFTDDTAEQDRDEVAEPKMEMLPTTVVATFGFGMLGAAYAALLGTPEYDMYTKALVFTLLAAVVSSLGRVAGPLCSPPRDKNAAACVVFLSNILPIVEMLVAVPLAAKVASNALPAS; from the exons ATGGCAGCAAACTCCTTTCCTTCACAG GTAAAGAGTACAATGGATGACCCAGAGTTGAATGCTCCTCCCAAGAATAATCCAGAGGAGGAGCCAAAGCAGGCAACAAATAAGGTACTGAAGCGTACCACATCATTCGCTCAAGGCACTATTGCCACTGCGACCGGCTTCCTCACAGCAGCTTTCTCGGTGCGCAAAGATGCTCTGTTGCACCGGCACGTCCTGGTGGCCGGCGGTTGCTTCCTGGTGATTGCATACCTATCTGCGCTCCTGCTGGTCTACCTGAAATTGTTCTTGTCAGGACACAGGCAGCTGCATAAGGGGCACATCCGGTTCATCCAGTTTCTCTGCATCATCAGCGGCGCGGCGCTGGTCGCGACGAActccttgctgctgctcctcataAGTGAAGGCAGCAGCTTGTTGTCTCTCAATCTGCTGCCCATACAGGGCCTCATCGGCATTCTCGCGTACCACGCGACGCCGACGGAGGACAGCATGCGCGACGAGGCGTTCGAGGCGGGGATCAAGAGCGGCCGCAAGGTTGCCCTGTTCGCCACCGCGACGGCCTTCGCCGTGCAGACCACGCTCCTCTTCGGCTACCTCAAAAACTCCAGCTTCCGGGCATTGGGCCACCGGTTCGACCTCTCCGTGTCCTTCCTGGCGTCGGCTCTCAGCGTGTTCCTGGTCGTGGCCACCTGCATGCCGCTTGGGTACAGGACTAGTGCCGCGAGGGACAAGGTGCTGTCCCTCGTGAGGTACCTAAAGGACGCCGTCATCGCCTTGCTCGCGGTCACCGCGGTGACTATTGCCAAGGAGTTTCTCGGCGGCGACACCGTGCTCGCGCTCTTCCCGGAGATCACCATAGCTGCCATGTATTATGCCGTGAACCTGTTCACTGACGACACTGCAGAGCAGGACCGAGATGAGGTTGCTGAGCCCAAGATGGAGATGTTGCCGACTACCGTCGTCGCCACGTTCGGCTTCGGCATGCTGGGTGCGGCCTACGCCGCGCTGCTTGGAACTCCGGAGTACGACATGTACACGAAGGCGCTGGTGTTCACCTTGCTCGCCGCCGTCGTGTCCAGCCTGGGACGGGTGGCGGGGCCACTCTGCAGCCCCCCGCGCGACAAGAACGCGGCGGCGTGCGTGGTGTTCCTGAGCAACATCCTCCCCATCGTGGAGATGCTGGTGGCCGTCCCGCTCGCCGCAAAGGTTGCCAGTAATGCCCTCCCCGCGTCTTAG